The region AATTGCACCATCAGCTGTAATACTATCACCAAAAACTTGATAATCTACTTTTTCTGCAATTGTTTTATCTGTAGCATCTTTTGTTTCATTATTTTTTTTATCACAAGCTACCATCATTGTTGCTATAGAAAATAAGCATACGATTTTTTTCATTTTTAAATATTTTTTTACAAATATAGAAATTGTACTATAAAAGTGATACTTTTTTATAGGTTTGAAAACATATTTTTTATTGTTATTGAATAATTGTTATTAAAAGTTGATTTAAGGTATTAATTACGTAAATTTAAACGTATTTAAGTTGATTTTTTTTCTAACTTTGTAAAAAATAAACAACATAACAAATTATATTAGCTTACAAAGAAATGGATTTAAACATTTTAAACAACTTGAAACTAACTAAAGTTACCGATTCTAAAATTGATTCTTTCGATTTTGAAAATGTAAAATTTGGTGCCAAGTTTACCGATCATATGCTAACATGTGAATATAAAAATGGCGAATGGGGTGCTTTAGAAATTAAACCTTACGAACCAATCACTTTAGATCCATCGGCTCGAGTTTTTCATTATGGGCAGGCAATTTTTGAAGGAATGAAAGCTTATAAAGACGAAAATAGCGATATATGGCTTTTTAGACCCGATGAAAACTTTAACCGTTTTAACAAATCGGCTACTCGTTTAGCTATGCCTACAATAGACGAAACTCGTTTTATAGGTGGTTTAAAAGAACTAATTAAGGTAGAAAATCAATGGGTTAAAAAAGGGTTAGGTAATTCCCTATACATACGCCCTTTTATGATTGCTACTGAAAGTGGTGTAATTGCTAGTCCTTCAAACGAATTTTTATTTTGTATTTTGTTATCGCCAGCAAAATCATATTATTCAGGAAAAATTAAAGTGCAAATTGCCGATTATTTTAGTCGAGCTGCAAATGGTGGAATTGGTGCTGCTAAAGCAGCAGGGAATTATTCAGCACAATTTTATCCTACAAAATTAGCGCAAGAAGCGGGCTATAATCAAATTATTTGGACAGATTCAAACCATACCCATTTAGAAGAATCGGGTACCATGAATGTGTTTTTTAGAATTAATGATACTTTATATACAGCACCAACTTCTGATAGAATATTAGACGGTGTAACGCGTAAAAGTTTAATTGTTTTAGCACAACATTTAGGTTACGATGTTAAAATTGAACCAGTTAAAGTAGAAAATATAATTGAAGCAGCTAAAAACGGCTCGTTGAAAGAAATTTTTGGAGCAGGAACTGCGGCAGTAATTAATCAAATGGAAGGTTTTGCTTATAAAGATGATTATTACGAATTGCCAAATGTGGCAGACGATGAATCGTATGCATTGCAATTGAAAAATGAACTTACTAAACTTCAAAATAAATTAATTGCCGATCCTTTTAATTGGACAGTTAAAGTTTAAATTCAAAGCTTGCTTTTTGCAAGCTTTTTTTATTTTTATAGGGTATTATATACTAAAAATATCCAAAATTGTTGTTTTTTGAGTGTACTATCACTAAATTGTAATAATTGTATATATTTGTA is a window of Myroides sp. JBRI-B21084 DNA encoding:
- a CDS encoding branched-chain amino acid aminotransferase, with translation MDLNILNNLKLTKVTDSKIDSFDFENVKFGAKFTDHMLTCEYKNGEWGALEIKPYEPITLDPSARVFHYGQAIFEGMKAYKDENSDIWLFRPDENFNRFNKSATRLAMPTIDETRFIGGLKELIKVENQWVKKGLGNSLYIRPFMIATESGVIASPSNEFLFCILLSPAKSYYSGKIKVQIADYFSRAANGGIGAAKAAGNYSAQFYPTKLAQEAGYNQIIWTDSNHTHLEESGTMNVFFRINDTLYTAPTSDRILDGVTRKSLIVLAQHLGYDVKIEPVKVENIIEAAKNGSLKEIFGAGTAAVINQMEGFAYKDDYYELPNVADDESYALQLKNELTKLQNKLIADPFNWTVKV